A portion of the Sulfurimonas hongkongensis genome contains these proteins:
- a CDS encoding site-specific integrase → MPKVNITSRFIAKVEPPQTKTKEVYYDIKLSGFSLEVRQTGRKTFYFSYSKNAKRTSRKIGCADILSANEAREIIVLLKKEHIQDNVTSIMVEKSDSLTIVNFFHDFYLPYIQKHIKSYAANESIFRNHILPTLGSTTMQNVKKVDLMKLHSEMLSKKKLQPATANKLLVFLSQAYTLAYEYELLQAPYNPVTGIKHFQENNERERFLTKAETKRLISAVNVSENLHLKYIIPMLLLSGARRGEVLKAQWSHFDETQMLWTIPITKNGKKRVLPITQELHSLLKQIPKESKYLFPSKVTNKPYITIYNSWNTARKKAGLPEVRMHDLRHTYASALVNAKRSLYEVQVLLGHKTAKMTQRYAHLSNESLHSAASCAARLF, encoded by the coding sequence ATGCCAAAAGTAAACATCACCAGCAGGTTCATAGCAAAAGTAGAACCGCCCCAAACAAAGACAAAAGAGGTCTATTACGACATAAAATTAAGCGGTTTTAGTTTAGAAGTAAGACAAACAGGTAGAAAAACTTTTTACTTTAGTTACTCCAAAAATGCAAAAAGAACCTCACGTAAGATAGGTTGTGCAGATATACTCTCAGCAAATGAGGCTAGAGAAATTATAGTTTTGCTAAAAAAAGAGCATATACAAGACAACGTAACTTCTATAATGGTAGAGAAGTCAGACTCTCTTACTATAGTAAATTTTTTTCATGACTTTTATCTTCCATACATACAAAAGCACATCAAAAGCTATGCGGCAAATGAGAGCATCTTTAGAAACCATATTTTGCCAACTCTAGGCTCTACAACCATGCAAAATGTCAAAAAAGTAGATCTTATGAAGCTTCATTCAGAGATGCTTAGCAAAAAGAAGCTCCAACCCGCAACCGCAAACAAGCTCCTTGTTTTTCTCTCTCAAGCATATACTCTTGCATATGAGTATGAACTCCTACAAGCTCCCTACAACCCAGTCACAGGGATAAAACACTTCCAAGAGAACAATGAGAGAGAAAGATTTTTAACAAAAGCAGAGACAAAAAGGCTTATATCCGCAGTAAATGTAAGTGAGAATCTACACCTAAAATACATCATCCCCATGCTTCTACTTAGTGGAGCAAGAAGAGGAGAAGTTTTAAAAGCCCAGTGGAGTCACTTTGATGAGACTCAGATGCTATGGACAATCCCAATCACAAAAAATGGTAAAAAGAGAGTACTACCCATAACGCAAGAACTACACTCTCTGCTAAAACAAATTCCCAAAGAGTCCAAATATCTCTTTCCCTCTAAAGTAACCAATAAACCCTACATCACCATCTACAATAGTTGGAATACTGCAAGAAAAAAAGCAGGATTGCCAGAGGTTAGAATGCACGACCTAAGACACACCTACGCCTCTGCACTTGTTAATGCTAAAAGAAGTCTCTATGAAGTACAAGTTCTTTTAGGACACAAAACAGCAAAGATGACGCAAAGATATGCTCATCTCTCAAACGAGTCTCTACACTCTGCCGCTTCTTGTGCAGCAAGACTTTTTTAG
- a CDS encoding DMT family transporter, which translates to MYLSIATILIASSFLVSAELSGVIDSISITLYRFLIALIVLSLIFIKKEYRQKLASTFWRGTVVGVFYALYFIGMFKALETTTVLNISTLYTLIPFITAILCIFFFKEKISKKQLLVYLVAMVGTSIVVFKADIALFLSFSLNSGDAIFLLASISMALYSIFLKALHRKGDKALVFVFSTLLGGSIAMFLSMQILNIPLEWHKIEGELFYYVLYLALATTILTLFLYQKSAALLGSKKLMAYLYLSPAIVAIMSYFWHDTSISFSVFVGILISLFATVILLKEKV; encoded by the coding sequence ATCTATCTCTCTATCGCTACGATTTTAATTGCTAGCTCTTTTTTGGTCTCAGCAGAACTCTCAGGAGTCATTGACTCCATCTCTATCACTTTGTACAGATTTCTTATAGCGCTCATCGTTTTATCTCTGATTTTTATAAAAAAGGAGTATCGCCAAAAACTTGCTTCTACCTTTTGGAGAGGCACTGTTGTAGGTGTTTTTTACGCTTTGTACTTTATTGGCATGTTTAAAGCGCTTGAGACAACCACTGTTTTAAACATAAGCACTCTTTATACTCTGATCCCTTTTATTACTGCGATTTTATGTATCTTCTTCTTTAAAGAGAAGATAAGTAAAAAGCAACTCTTGGTTTATCTTGTTGCTATGGTTGGCACTAGCATTGTTGTTTTTAAAGCAGATATAGCTCTGTTTTTGAGTTTTTCACTTAACTCTGGAGATGCGATATTTTTACTAGCTTCTATCTCCATGGCACTTTATTCTATATTTTTAAAGGCACTACATAGAAAAGGTGACAAGGCTTTGGTCTTTGTTTTTAGTACACTCTTAGGTGGATCTATAGCAATGTTTTTATCGATGCAAATTTTAAATATCCCTCTTGAGTGGCACAAAATAGAGGGTGAACTCTTTTACTATGTACTTTACCTAGCACTTGCTACTACCATTTTAACACTTTTTTTATACCAAAAAAGTGCAGCACTGCTTGGTTCTAAAAAACTTATGGCGTATCTCTATTTGAGTCCAGCTATAGTTGCGATAATGTCGTACTTTTGGCACGACACATCTATAAGTTTTAGTGTTTTTGTAGGGATTTTAATCTCGCTTTTTGCTACTGTTATTTTACTAAAAGAAAAAGTATAA
- the ppsA gene encoding phosphoenolpyruvate synthase: MRYIRFFNSLTINDIAIVGGKNASLGEMYKMLTPKGINVPDGFATTSEAYWLLLEENNIKQKIEEALSGLDISDTLNLQKRGLEVRRLILNSKLPKILEDELTEAYATLSKEYNSDAVDVAVRSSGTAEDLPDASFAGQQETFLNISSPEALLQSVHKCFASLFTDRAISYRESRGFNHFKVALSVGVQKMVRSDNSSSGIMFTIDTETGSEDLILINSIWGLGENVVSGRVNADEFFVFKPTLRNGINTIIKRSLGSKKEKMLYGEYGVKTLNIETSQAEQNSFSITDDEVMDLAKQALIIEDHYKRPMDIEWAKDANDGKLYIVQARPETVQSKEQDPACIKKYSLNITPDAKILTQGRAVGEKIGIGKVNIINNTSEFAHFKEGDVLVADTTNPDWEPIMKKASAVVTNRGSRTCHAAIVAREIGVPAVVGCTNATDVLQNDVSVTVSCIQGDEGYIYEGELSYETEIIDMSSLKDTKTKLYMNIGNPAEAFNFAKMPNDGVGLARMEFIMSHSINAHPMALVNMQKGGSVKDEKKIRSFMSPYTDAKKFFLDKLSEGVSTIAAAFYPKPVIIRTSDFKSNEYRNMLGGLEYEAFEENPMIGFRGASRYYDDSYKEAFEWECKAIKSARDDMGLTNIKIMIPFVRTPEEGKKVISIMNSKGLVQGENGLEIYAMCEIPANVILADEFLKVFDGYSIGSNDLTQLVLGVDRESALIAHIFDERNEAVKRMLQMAIEACKKANKYIGICGQAPSDYPEITEFLVKHGIDSISLNPDSIYKMHKIVSDLESRLRE; the protein is encoded by the coding sequence ATGAGATATATTCGTTTTTTTAATTCACTTACTATAAACGATATCGCGATTGTTGGCGGTAAAAATGCTTCTCTTGGTGAGATGTATAAGATGCTAACACCAAAAGGGATAAATGTTCCTGATGGTTTTGCAACAACGAGTGAGGCCTACTGGTTACTTTTAGAAGAGAACAACATAAAACAAAAGATAGAAGAAGCTCTTAGCGGTTTAGATATCTCAGACACTCTAAACCTACAAAAACGCGGTCTTGAAGTTCGCAGACTTATTTTAAACTCAAAACTGCCTAAAATACTTGAAGATGAACTCACAGAGGCTTATGCTACTCTCTCAAAAGAGTATAACTCAGATGCAGTTGATGTAGCTGTTCGCTCTTCTGGAACGGCAGAAGATTTGCCAGACGCCTCTTTTGCTGGACAACAAGAGACTTTTTTAAATATCTCTTCGCCAGAGGCACTACTTCAAAGCGTACATAAGTGTTTTGCTTCACTCTTTACCGATCGTGCTATTAGCTACAGAGAGAGTCGTGGATTTAACCACTTTAAGGTTGCTCTCTCAGTTGGAGTACAAAAGATGGTACGAAGTGATAACTCTTCAAGTGGTATCATGTTTACTATAGACACAGAAACAGGTTCAGAGGATTTAATCCTTATAAACTCCATCTGGGGTTTGGGCGAAAATGTTGTTAGTGGACGTGTAAATGCAGATGAGTTTTTTGTCTTTAAACCTACTCTTAGAAATGGTATAAACACTATTATAAAACGCTCTTTAGGTAGCAAAAAAGAGAAGATGCTCTACGGTGAGTATGGAGTTAAAACGCTAAACATAGAAACCTCTCAAGCTGAACAAAACAGTTTTTCTATAACAGATGATGAAGTTATGGATTTAGCAAAACAAGCACTAATTATAGAAGACCATTACAAACGACCTATGGATATAGAGTGGGCAAAAGACGCAAACGACGGCAAACTCTACATAGTCCAAGCACGACCTGAGACTGTTCAAAGTAAAGAGCAAGACCCAGCATGCATAAAAAAGTACTCTCTAAATATCACTCCAGATGCAAAGATACTCACACAAGGGCGAGCAGTCGGAGAGAAGATTGGCATCGGCAAAGTCAACATCATAAACAATACCTCTGAATTTGCTCACTTTAAGGAGGGAGATGTGCTAGTCGCTGATACTACAAACCCTGATTGGGAACCTATCATGAAAAAGGCTTCTGCTGTTGTTACAAACAGAGGAAGTCGTACCTGTCATGCAGCTATTGTAGCTAGAGAGATTGGAGTACCTGCGGTTGTCGGATGTACTAACGCCACAGATGTTTTACAAAACGATGTTAGTGTTACCGTTAGTTGTATCCAAGGGGATGAGGGTTATATCTATGAGGGAGAACTCTCTTATGAGACAGAGATTATAGATATGAGTTCACTCAAAGATACAAAAACAAAACTCTATATGAATATAGGCAATCCAGCAGAAGCTTTTAACTTTGCAAAGATGCCAAATGACGGTGTCGGGCTTGCACGTATGGAGTTCATAATGAGCCACTCCATCAACGCTCATCCAATGGCTTTAGTAAATATGCAAAAGGGAGGTTCTGTAAAAGATGAGAAAAAGATTCGCTCCTTTATGTCTCCATACACAGATGCAAAGAAGTTTTTCCTAGATAAACTAAGCGAGGGTGTTAGTACTATTGCCGCTGCTTTTTACCCAAAACCAGTTATCATCCGAACAAGTGATTTTAAAAGCAACGAGTATAGAAATATGCTTGGTGGTTTAGAGTATGAAGCTTTTGAAGAAAACCCTATGATAGGCTTTCGTGGAGCTAGTAGATATTATGATGATAGCTACAAAGAAGCCTTTGAGTGGGAGTGTAAGGCGATAAAGAGTGCAAGAGATGATATGGGACTAACAAACATAAAGATTATGATTCCATTTGTAAGAACTCCCGAGGAAGGAAAAAAAGTTATAAGCATTATGAACTCAAAAGGTTTAGTTCAAGGCGAAAATGGACTTGAGATCTACGCAATGTGTGAAATACCGGCAAATGTCATACTAGCAGATGAGTTTTTAAAAGTCTTTGATGGTTATAGCATCGGCTCAAATGATTTAACACAACTAGTTCTAGGAGTTGACAGAGAAAGTGCCTTGATAGCCCATATATTTGATGAGAGAAATGAGGCAGTTAAGCGTATGTTACAAATGGCTATAGAGGCTTGTAAAAAGGCTAATAAGTACATTGGCATCTGCGGTCAAGCTCCATCTGACTATCCTGAAATAACAGAGTTTTTAGTCAAACACGGTATTGATTCCATCTCCTTAAATCCTGATTCTATTTACAAGATGCATAAGATTGTAAGTGATTTGGAGAGTAGGCTAAGAGAGTAA
- a CDS encoding cation-translocating P-type ATPase, whose product MFYTKTAEQSLKDLDCTSDGLSSSEAKQRIQHYGKNSLPDAKKRTLPIILLEQFKSPIIYVLLIAAIVSFAIKEFTDAGFILAVLLINAIIGAYQEYTAGQKADALKKVLKTYVSVLRDSKHVKLLSEDVTVGDIVFFESGVKVPTDVRLIDAIDLYLDESLLTGESIDVNKDASYISTDTNEPIGDRKNMLFAGSMVTKGRGTGVVTAVANQTEVGKIASFLASDGTTKPPLVLRMEKFSLNIAKIIGVIVLLLVFMGIYQEVSLKEIFFLSVAMAVSTIPEGLPVAITVALSVASSSMSKRNVIVRKLSAIEGLGSCTLIASDKTGTMTQNRLSVEHFVAPDKAYKANEFINEEVLYCSILCNESNYEIVDDEFSFMGDQVDVALARYALNINKSLNELKNRATLIDIMPYEPQNKFSGVAYKIDAKTVHFIKGSPEIILSKCDLRDEDKKSFNEQVDLWAAKGFRNIALGYKVSDEKKISKSGYTYLGFAAIIDPLRDGVADAVTTAQNAGIGVIMVTGDHPNTAFYIAKELNIAIDNDEVIDGLEISRWQERGAPKEEIAQKRVFARVSPEQKQLIVKTFQELGHFVAVTGDGVNDVPALKFANIGISMGKSGTDVARESSDLILSDDSFGSIVNGIEEGRVAYDNIRKVIHLLISTGFAEIILIVLSIIFFTPIPLLPVQLLWLNLVTNGIQDVALGLEKAEPGVLKRKARDPKEPIFNKIMISRVVVGGLYMGISAFAVFYTLLEFGYEEDNARNLTLLLMVLFENVHVFNSRSENYSIFKIDHSKNRFLWISVIFAQAIHIASMHNPFMQSILNIQPVSLKMWGTLLFVAIILIVVMEIERVLRAKL is encoded by the coding sequence ATGTTCTATACTAAAACTGCTGAACAAAGCTTAAAAGACTTAGATTGTACATCTGATGGATTATCAAGTAGTGAGGCAAAACAACGCATTCAACACTACGGAAAGAACTCCCTACCAGATGCTAAAAAACGAACCCTTCCCATCATTCTTTTAGAGCAGTTTAAAAGTCCGATAATTTATGTACTTTTAATAGCTGCGATAGTCTCTTTTGCAATTAAAGAGTTTACTGATGCAGGATTTATCTTAGCTGTACTTTTAATTAATGCAATAATCGGAGCATACCAAGAGTATACAGCGGGTCAAAAAGCAGATGCTCTTAAAAAAGTTTTAAAGACTTACGTAAGTGTGCTTAGAGACTCTAAACACGTAAAACTACTAAGTGAAGATGTAACAGTTGGTGATATAGTCTTTTTCGAGTCAGGCGTAAAAGTGCCTACAGATGTACGTCTTATAGATGCCATTGATTTATATTTGGATGAATCTCTTTTAACAGGAGAGTCCATAGATGTAAATAAAGATGCTTCTTATATTTCAACAGATACAAATGAGCCTATCGGTGATAGAAAAAATATGCTTTTTGCAGGTTCTATGGTTACAAAAGGTCGTGGAACTGGTGTAGTTACAGCAGTTGCTAATCAGACAGAGGTGGGTAAAATCGCTTCATTTCTAGCTTCTGATGGTACAACAAAACCACCCTTAGTTTTAAGAATGGAAAAGTTTTCATTAAATATAGCCAAAATTATAGGTGTTATAGTATTGTTACTCGTTTTCATGGGGATTTATCAAGAAGTATCACTTAAGGAGATATTTTTTCTTAGTGTAGCTATGGCGGTCTCAACTATTCCTGAAGGTCTTCCAGTAGCTATTACTGTTGCGCTTAGTGTAGCTAGCTCTTCAATGAGTAAGCGTAATGTCATTGTACGAAAACTATCAGCCATAGAGGGGCTTGGTTCTTGTACTTTGATAGCTAGTGATAAGACAGGCACTATGACGCAAAATCGCCTTAGTGTTGAACATTTTGTAGCACCTGATAAAGCTTACAAGGCAAATGAGTTTATAAATGAAGAAGTTCTTTATTGCTCTATTTTATGTAACGAATCAAACTATGAGATTGTAGATGATGAGTTTAGTTTTATGGGTGATCAGGTTGATGTCGCTTTGGCAAGATATGCGTTAAATATAAATAAATCATTAAATGAACTAAAAAACAGAGCCACGCTTATCGATATAATGCCATACGAACCGCAGAATAAATTTTCAGGTGTTGCATATAAAATTGATGCTAAAACAGTACATTTTATAAAAGGTTCACCAGAGATTATACTCTCTAAGTGTGACCTCAGAGATGAAGATAAAAAATCTTTTAATGAGCAGGTAGATTTATGGGCAGCAAAAGGTTTTAGAAATATAGCTTTAGGCTATAAAGTTAGTGATGAAAAGAAAATTTCTAAAAGCGGATATACTTATCTAGGCTTTGCTGCGATTATTGACCCACTCAGAGATGGAGTGGCAGATGCTGTAACTACAGCTCAAAATGCTGGTATAGGTGTGATAATGGTAACTGGCGATCATCCAAATACTGCATTTTATATAGCAAAAGAGCTAAATATAGCCATAGATAATGATGAAGTAATTGATGGCTTAGAAATCTCCCGCTGGCAAGAAAGAGGTGCTCCAAAAGAGGAAATTGCTCAAAAGCGCGTTTTTGCAAGAGTTTCACCTGAACAAAAACAACTCATCGTAAAAACTTTTCAAGAGTTAGGTCACTTCGTAGCTGTTACAGGAGATGGTGTAAATGATGTTCCAGCACTTAAGTTTGCTAACATAGGTATATCTATGGGTAAAAGTGGGACTGATGTTGCAAGAGAGTCAAGTGACTTGATTTTGAGTGATGATTCCTTTGGTTCTATTGTCAACGGTATAGAAGAAGGTAGAGTTGCTTATGATAATATAAGAAAAGTTATTCATCTTCTCATATCTACAGGTTTTGCAGAGATAATTCTTATAGTACTCTCGATAATATTTTTTACACCTATTCCTCTTTTGCCAGTGCAACTTTTATGGCTAAACCTAGTAACAAACGGTATTCAAGATGTAGCTCTTGGACTTGAAAAGGCGGAACCTGGCGTGCTAAAGAGAAAAGCTCGTGATCCAAAAGAACCTATCTTTAACAAAATAATGATTAGCAGAGTTGTAGTTGGTGGTTTATATATGGGTATATCAGCCTTTGCAGTTTTTTATACACTACTTGAGTTTGGTTATGAAGAGGACAATGCAAGAAACTTAACGCTGCTTTTGATGGTTCTTTTTGAGAATGTACACGTATTTAACTCTCGTAGTGAAAATTACTCTATCTTTAAAATAGACCATAGCAAAAACAGATTTTTATGGATATCAGTCATCTTTGCACAAGCTATACATATAGCATCTATGCACAACCCTTTTATGCAGTCTATTTTAAATATTCAACCCGTTAGTCTAAAAATGTGGGGAACTTTATTGTTTGTAGCCATAATTCTTATTGTTGTTATGGAGATAGAGAGAGTCCTAAGAGCTAAGCTTTGA
- a CDS encoding metal ABC transporter substrate-binding protein, producing MNKFLLLLLPLSLFAHLNIAVSYPYIGAITKAVGGDHINSIVLAKGNWDPHFVVPRPSLISKVRNADALIMNGAQLEIGWLPPLMDRAANPKVKVGASTFLNLSHHVELLHKPATVDRSGGDVHPDGNPHFHLNPKNILTLAKTIEEFLISIDKDHSSVYKKNYIEFEKMWSAKIEEWKLKMADKKGKKVIQFHDNLAYFNDAYGLINIGTIEPLPGIPPSSRHTIGLIELIKQEKPCCILHDVYHSTKTAKFISSKSGIEIVLMPHDIEALESIQDLSSLFDYLTSAIK from the coding sequence ATGAATAAATTTTTACTACTACTATTACCATTATCGCTTTTTGCTCATCTAAATATCGCAGTTAGTTATCCATATATTGGGGCTATAACAAAAGCTGTTGGTGGTGATCATATAAATAGCATAGTTTTGGCAAAAGGGAACTGGGATCCACACTTTGTGGTTCCTCGTCCTTCGCTTATCTCAAAAGTGAGAAACGCAGATGCGCTTATTATGAATGGTGCTCAGTTAGAGATTGGTTGGTTACCTCCTCTAATGGATAGAGCTGCAAACCCTAAAGTAAAGGTAGGCGCTAGCACATTTTTAAATCTCTCTCATCATGTAGAACTTTTGCATAAGCCAGCTACAGTTGACCGCTCAGGTGGAGATGTGCATCCTGATGGAAATCCTCACTTTCATCTAAATCCAAAAAACATTCTCACACTTGCAAAAACAATAGAGGAGTTTTTAATCTCAATAGACAAAGATCATAGCAGTGTTTATAAGAAAAACTACATAGAGTTTGAGAAAATGTGGAGTGCTAAGATAGAGGAGTGGAAGCTTAAGATGGCAGATAAAAAGGGCAAAAAGGTTATACAGTTTCATGATAATCTAGCTTATTTTAACGATGCTTATGGACTCATAAACATTGGAACCATCGAGCCATTGCCGGGGATACCGCCATCATCAAGACACACTATTGGGCTTATCGAACTTATAAAACAAGAGAAGCCTTGTTGCATCTTGCACGATGTATATCACTCAACAAAAACTGCTAAGTTTATATCATCAAAGAGTGGGATTGAGATAGTGTTAATGCCTCATGATATTGAAGCATTAGAGAGCATACAAGACTTAAGCTCACTCTTTGACTACCTAACAAGTGCTATAAAATGA
- a CDS encoding metal ABC transporter permease: MSDILLVPIALVIVLVMMHSWFGMGILKRGIIFTDLAIAQFAALGSSVSLGYFHEEYFYLLTLSFALLSAFLIAIASQKKLQLEAFIGLLYVLGASGIMMVLSHSAEGMEHFKSLLASDILFTPPSEVLKSTLIYALIALVLWKIYPKTSGFLKELMFFSLLALTVTSSVSLAGVLVVFVLLIAPALVSLSLKLKRVYLGSFVFGWFFSISAILISYYYDLPTGYSIVFLGALLSCVIILFSSKKASDNDI, encoded by the coding sequence ATGAGTGATATTTTACTAGTTCCCATAGCTCTAGTTATCGTGCTTGTTATGATGCACTCTTGGTTTGGTATGGGCATTTTAAAGCGTGGCATCATCTTTACAGATTTGGCCATCGCTCAGTTTGCAGCTCTTGGCTCTTCTGTTAGCCTTGGCTATTTTCATGAAGAGTATTTTTATCTGCTCACTCTAAGCTTCGCTCTTCTTAGTGCTTTTCTGATAGCCATAGCCTCTCAAAAAAAGTTACAACTTGAGGCTTTTATAGGACTTCTCTATGTGCTTGGAGCTAGTGGGATTATGATGGTCTTATCTCACTCTGCTGAGGGGATGGAGCATTTCAAGTCACTGCTTGCTAGTGATATATTATTTACTCCACCATCAGAGGTTCTAAAGAGTACGCTTATTTATGCTCTTATCGCCCTTGTTTTATGGAAGATTTATCCGAAAACAAGTGGCTTTTTAAAAGAGCTGATGTTTTTTTCACTATTGGCTCTTACAGTTACCTCTTCAGTTTCACTAGCTGGTGTTTTAGTGGTTTTTGTTTTACTTATTGCACCTGCTTTGGTCTCTTTATCACTAAAGTTAAAACGAGTCTATCTTGGTAGTTTTGTCTTTGGTTGGTTTTTTAGCATAAGTGCAATTCTTATCTCTTACTACTATGATTTGCCAACTGGATATAGCATTGTCTTTTTGGGTGCACTACTGAGTTGCGTTATAATCCTCTTTAGTTCAAAAAAAGCGAGCGACAATGATATTTAG
- a CDS encoding sensor domain-containing diguanylate cyclase yields MRENIFIYKIGLLFLILSPLYAGVEESGSSLTYWLILGFIVLALIFVLYRYSIIEEYSKNLQQNIDIIDKHVLISYSDKKGNITYVSEALCKLTGYTKEELIGKNHRIFKHPDTPRAVFKKLWQTITQGEVYKGELKNINKAGKAYWIEVTITPIINKYGEIEGYSAIRQDITDKKYAQKLSITDKLTQTYNRLHLENILAKETQRANRYGEIYSVIIIDIDKFKLINDNYGHDVGDKILISVVEILNSKIRQTDVLGRWGGEEFLIICPKSDMDQAYIVAQKLRVAIQEHEFPIIKKLTCSFGVSQYRSKDKNSDAVIKKADEALYISKENGRNMVSVKY; encoded by the coding sequence ATGAGAGAAAATATTTTTATTTATAAAATTGGATTACTATTTTTAATACTTTCTCCTCTATATGCCGGTGTAGAGGAGAGTGGTTCTTCGCTTACATATTGGCTTATTTTAGGTTTTATAGTTTTAGCGCTTATATTTGTTCTATACAGATACAGCATCATTGAAGAGTACTCAAAAAATCTACAACAAAACATAGACATCATAGACAAGCATGTGCTTATCTCTTATAGCGATAAAAAAGGTAATATTACTTATGTTAGCGAGGCACTATGCAAACTAACAGGTTACACAAAAGAAGAGCTAATAGGAAAAAATCACAGAATTTTTAAACATCCAGACACTCCAAGAGCAGTCTTTAAGAAACTTTGGCAAACTATAACTCAAGGTGAAGTATATAAAGGTGAACTTAAAAACATAAACAAAGCGGGCAAAGCTTACTGGATAGAAGTAACCATCACACCCATCATAAACAAGTATGGAGAGATAGAGGGTTATAGTGCTATTCGTCAAGATATTACAGATAAAAAATATGCTCAAAAGCTCTCTATAACAGATAAACTAACACAAACATATAACAGACTCCATCTAGAAAATATCTTAGCAAAAGAGACACAAAGAGCTAACAGATATGGAGAGATTTACTCGGTTATTATCATAGATATAGACAAATTTAAACTTATCAACGACAACTATGGACACGATGTTGGAGATAAAATCCTTATAAGTGTTGTGGAGATTTTAAACTCAAAAATAAGACAAACAGATGTTTTAGGTCGCTGGGGTGGAGAAGAGTTTCTCATAATATGCCCTAAATCAGACATGGATCAAGCCTATATAGTAGCTCAAAAATTAAGAGTTGCTATACAAGAGCATGAGTTTCCTATAATCAAAAAACTAACCTGTAGTTTCGGGGTTTCTCAGTATAGATCAAAAGATAAAAACTCAGATGCGGTTATAAAAAAGGCAGATGAAGCACTCTATATCTCAAAAGAAAATGGAAGAAATATGGTGAGTGTAAAGTACTAA
- a CDS encoding mechanosensitive ion channel family protein, protein MEISKYIDMMLVYLSQYGLKVIAAILIFFIGKWAIKKLTALSKSLLIKAKVDDTLVEFADSIMYFSLLVVVVLSSLNALGIDTTSFLAILGAASLAVGLALKDSLSNIGSAVLIIVFRPFKVGDFIDAGGASGTVEDINLFSTTISPADNRTITVPNSAITKSNITNYSKKSTRRLSHTFGIGYDDDLKLAKEILMQIMLDDKRILREPAPFVAVSELADSSINLIFRAWTKTEDYWSVYYDSLETVKLTFDEKGISIPYPQLDVHTQR, encoded by the coding sequence ATGGAGATATCAAAATATATTGATATGATGCTTGTTTATTTGAGCCAGTATGGCTTAAAAGTCATTGCCGCTATACTCATTTTTTTTATTGGAAAATGGGCAATTAAAAAGCTTACAGCATTAAGTAAAAGTCTCCTAATAAAAGCAAAAGTTGATGATACCTTAGTAGAGTTTGCAGATAGTATTATGTACTTTTCGCTGCTTGTGGTTGTGGTACTTAGCTCTTTAAATGCTCTAGGGATAGACACAACTTCTTTTCTTGCGATACTCGGTGCCGCATCTTTGGCAGTTGGTTTAGCACTTAAAGACTCACTCTCAAATATTGGTTCGGCAGTCCTTATCATAGTCTTTCGCCCATTTAAGGTTGGGGACTTTATAGATGCTGGAGGGGCTAGTGGAACGGTAGAAGATATAAATCTCTTCTCAACAACCATCTCGCCTGCTGATAATAGAACCATCACGGTACCAAACTCAGCTATTACAAAATCAAACATAACCAACTACTCAAAAAAAAGTACTCGCCGACTTAGTCATACTTTTGGCATTGGTTATGATGATGATTTGAAGCTTGCAAAAGAGATTTTGATGCAGATTATGCTGGATGATAAGCGAATCTTAAGAGAGCCTGCTCCATTTGTAGCAGTTAGCGAACTAGCAGATTCTAGCATAAATCTTATTTTTCGTGCATGGACAAAAACAGAGGACTATTGGAGCGTGTATTATGATTCATTAGAGACAGTAAAACTTACATTTGATGAGAAGGGTATATCCATACCTTATCCTCAATTAGATGTTCACACTCAAAGATAA